The Pontibacter sp. SGAir0037 DNA segment ACCCGGTGGAAGGTTTCCGACTGCGCCTGGGTGGCCGCACCACCACAAATTTCAGCAAAAAATACATGCTGGAAACCTATGCGGCGTACGGCTTTAAAGATGAGCAATGGAAGTACTACGTAGGCGGCACCTACTCGCTTACCGACAGGTCTATTTTTGAGTTTCCGGTAAGGGCAATTCGCGCCAACTATCAAAAAGATACCAAAATACCAGGACAGGAGCTGCAGTTTGTGCAGGAGGATAACTTCCTGCTGTCGTTTAAGCGCGGCGAAAACGACAAGTGGCTATACAACGAGACATATAATATAGATTACCTGCACGAGTTTGAGAACCATTTCTCTTACAGAATAGGCTTCCGGAACTGGCGTCAGTCACCGGCAGGTTCTTTAGAATATACCAGGGTGGGAGATACAGCCAGTGAAGCCGAACCGATGCCGCTCCACGGCCTGACTACTTCTGAAGCCACACTGGAACTGCGCTGGGCTCCGAACGAGCAGTTCTTTCAGGGAAAACTGTACCGTACGCCTGTCGTAAACCGCTACCCGGTTCTCACATTGCGCGGTACAGCAGGTATAAAAGGATTGTTTGGCAGCCAGTACGAGTACCAGAACCTGGCCCTGAACATTTACAAGCGCTTCTACCTGTCGCAGTTAGGTTATACCGATGTGGTAACGGAAGGAGGCTATACCTTCGGTCAGGTGCCTTTCCCGTTGCTCACGATTCACCGGGCTAACCAGACGTATTCGTACCAGTTGCAGTCGTATAACCTGATGAACTTCCTGGAGTTTGTGAGCGACCAGTATGCCAGCATCCACATCGACCATACCTTTAATGGCTTTATCTTTAACAAAGTACCTTTGCTTAAGAAAACCAAGCTCAGAGAGTTTGTCACGTTTAAAGCCTTGTATGGCAAGGTGCGCGAAGAAAACAGGCCTGAAAATAATCCGGAGCTGTTTCGTTTCCCAACCTTCAGCGACGGCCGGCAGGCAACGTATACGCTGGAAAACAAACCTTATATGGAGGCAAGTGTAGGCGTGGGTAATATCTTTAAATTCTTCCGGGTGGATGTGGTGAAAAGACTAACTTACCTGGATCATCCAAATGTTTCAGATATAGGTATAAGAGGTAGGTTCAAGTTTGATTTTTAAACAGTTGTCATTAGCTTATAAGTATGGATAAGAACGAATTGCGTGATGCACTGCAGCAGGGTATATACAAAGTAATCAATCCCTTTGTAAGGCTTCTGATCAAGATGGGTTTCACACCGAATGCAGTTACCACCACTGGCCTGGTACTGAATATAGGGGTAGCAGCCATCTTTATTGTAGGTGGTGAGACCAGTAACCGGGGAGAGCTGGAATATGTCGGGTGGGCCGGAGCGCTGGTGCTGTTTGCGGGCGTGTTCGATATGCTGGACGGGCAGGTGGCACGGCTTGGGAACATGAAGTCGACTTTCGGGGCTATGTACGATTCGGTGCTGGACCGCTACAGCGAGATGATCATGTTTATGGGCATCTGCTATTACCTGATCGCACACCACTACCTGCTCAGTTCGCTGTTCGCCTTTGTGGCCCTGATTGGTTCGATGATGGTGAGCTACACCCGTGCCCGTGCAGAGGGACTGGGCGTAGACTGTAAAGGCGGCCTGATGCAGCGTCCGGAAAGGGTGGTGTTGATTGGTATATCCGCCATTGCCTGCGGTATCACCTACTCTTTTATCGGAGCCGACTACAAGGTATATATTCCGGGCATTCCATTTCATATTTTTGAAACAATGTCGGTGTTTACACTGCCTATTGCCGTTATGGCGGTACTAACCAATATTACAGCTGTAAATAGATTGATGGACTCCAAAAAGGCAATGGAGAAAAAGGAAATGGCAATGCGCTAAGGCAGCTGAGCTATGAGTTGGAAATAGTGCCAGGGTTGAGGCTATAGCTAACTTCGGGGCTGATTCCGATGTTCATCAAGTGTTCAAGAGCAAGGTGCTGTTGTATAATCTGTTATACCGTAGTTGCGCAGACAAAAATCATACTTTAAAATACTAGTCCTTGAGAAATATATTTTACATCGTGTTGTTGCTGTGTCTGCTGGTAAGCCTGCAGAGCGTGAAAGTTTTTGCTGCGGGCAATTTAAGGGAAGCAAAGCAGGATACGCTGCCGGTGCCGAAGGGTATAAAAGACCTGATGTTTTTTGTGCAGCGCGATCCGAATGCCAATACCGTGGTGTATGAGCTGAACAGAACGGCACAGGGCACACTGGATGAGAAAGAGCCGGTGCATGCGTTCTGGATACGCTATGCGGATGGGGGAGAGCAGAAAGAGCTAAACTACATACAGCGCAAGTTCGCCTATGGGCTTAACACCAAAAAGCTGGGCAAAGACAGCTATGAATTGAAGTTTGTATCTTACTCAAAATTGGTCTTGTACCTGCGGAAAGGTACAGACGGTAAATTTCATGTTTATACCACGATCAACCAGAAAGAAGCCATTCTCGATCGTGTATTTGTCAGGATTGAAGGTGGTACATTCTGGGTGCCTAATGTTTTGTATGTAGAGCTGAAAGGCAGAGATGCTGCAACAGGCAAAGCCGTTACAGGGCGTTTTAAACCTTAGATTTATGAAGAAGAATTTTGTGTCCAATTCCACGGAATCTGTCCGCATGTTTAAGTACGATTGGATGGAAGCCTTGTCGAAAGTACATTTTACCGTTCCGCTGTTTATTTATGTTCCGGTGATTCTGTTCTTTAGCTGGAAAGCTTTGTTTGTGGAGCAGATGGGCTTACTTGCTTTTTCAGGGTATGCAGCACTTGGCCTGCTGTTATGGAGCCTGACCGAGTATATCCTGCACCGCTTTGTGTTCCACTATGTGCCTAAAGCCAAATGGGCACTGCGCCTGCACTTTATCTTTCATGGTGTGCACCACGACTATCCCAACGATGCAAAACGACTGGTAATGCCTCCTTCTGCCAGTATACCAATGGCCTTTATCCTGTACCTTCTTTTCTCGCTGGTGTTTTCAGGAGGAGCGCTTTATGCTTTCTTTGCTGCTTTTGTAGTTGGTTACCTGGTGTATGATATTTCGCATTATGCGCTGCATCATTTCAATTTTAAAGGAGAATTCTGGAGAAAGCTGAAAAAGCACCACATGCTGCATCACTACTCCGACGACACCAAAGGCTACGGCGTTAGCTCGGCCCTGTGGGATAAAATTTTCGGCTCTGATTTTGACAAATAAAAACATGAGCATAACAACTACGGCGCCAGGAGAAAAAAAGGGCGTGTCGCGAAAGGCGGTGCTGGTGATGCTGGCTTTATCGGTAGGGTACCTGCTGCTGTCGTACCTGTTGGTGGGTTTTAAAACTGATCAGCTAGCGCTGGTGGGGCTGGTAAACTTCCTGTATTATATTACACCTGTTACCAGAAAGTTTATAACCGGCTTCTCCATCTTTATCCTGTTCTGGGTACTGTTCGATTACATGAAGGCTTTCCCGAACTACTGGTTTAATGCGGTGCATATTGCAGACCTGTACCAGGCGGAGAAAGCCTGGTTTGGCATTAACCAGGGTGGTACTATCTTAACTCCGAATGAATACTGGCAGCAGCACA contains these protein-coding regions:
- a CDS encoding CDP-alcohol phosphatidyltransferase family protein, whose product is MDKNELRDALQQGIYKVINPFVRLLIKMGFTPNAVTTTGLVLNIGVAAIFIVGGETSNRGELEYVGWAGALVLFAGVFDMLDGQVARLGNMKSTFGAMYDSVLDRYSEMIMFMGICYYLIAHHYLLSSLFAFVALIGSMMVSYTRARAEGLGVDCKGGLMQRPERVVLIGISAIACGITYSFIGADYKVYIPGIPFHIFETMSVFTLPIAVMAVLTNITAVNRLMDSKKAMEKKEMAMR
- a CDS encoding DUF4833 domain-containing protein; translated protein: MRNIFYIVLLLCLLVSLQSVKVFAAGNLREAKQDTLPVPKGIKDLMFFVQRDPNANTVVYELNRTAQGTLDEKEPVHAFWIRYADGGEQKELNYIQRKFAYGLNTKKLGKDSYELKFVSYSKLVLYLRKGTDGKFHVYTTINQKEAILDRVFVRIEGGTFWVPNVLYVELKGRDAATGKAVTGRFKP
- a CDS encoding sterol desaturase family protein — protein: MKKNFVSNSTESVRMFKYDWMEALSKVHFTVPLFIYVPVILFFSWKALFVEQMGLLAFSGYAALGLLLWSLTEYILHRFVFHYVPKAKWALRLHFIFHGVHHDYPNDAKRLVMPPSASIPMAFILYLLFSLVFSGGALYAFFAAFVVGYLVYDISHYALHHFNFKGEFWRKLKKHHMLHHYSDDTKGYGVSSALWDKIFGSDFDK